From the Coffea arabica cultivar ET-39 unplaced genomic scaffold, Coffea Arabica ET-39 HiFi ptg000200l, whole genome shotgun sequence genome, one window contains:
- the LOC113718594 gene encoding uncharacterized protein, which translates to MSFTEDQDLHELLSNPFAKRTMLTEFFRTNSTHDLAKSLKCTYKEFPEHFFWYPGSKAWSPRKQKDTIGRLVTVNPIEGERYCLRLLLLNVRGPTSFNDLKTVNGVLVDTFKEAAVLRGYFQSDNSQEQCLQEAAVYHMPYTFKTSICHS; encoded by the coding sequence ATGAGCTTCACAGAAGATCAAGATTTACATGAGCTTTTAAGTAATCCTTTTGCGAAGAGAACCATGCTTACTGAATTTTTTCGCACGAATTCAACTCATGATTTAGCCAAGAGCCTGAAGTGCACTTATAAAGAATTCCCTGAACATTTTTTTTGGTATCCTGGATCAAAAGCATGGTCACCTCGAAAACAGAAAGACACAATTGGAAGATTAGTCACAGTTAATCCAATTGAAGGCGAACGTTACTGTCTCCGTTTATTGCTGCTGAATGTCAGAGGGCCGACTTCATTTAACGACTTGAAAACTGTTAATGGCGTCTTAGTTGATACTTTCAAAGAAGCTGCAGTTCTTCGAGGCTATTTTCAGTCAGACAACAGTCAGGAACAATGCTTACAAGAGGCTGCAGTATACCACATGCCATATACTTTTAAGACGTCTATTTGCCACTCTTAG